One stretch of Pseudoalteromonas shioyasakiensis DNA includes these proteins:
- a CDS encoding FAD:protein FMN transferase, protein MNRVFYRQGLMAFFLLTMTLLMAGCSQADKAEELYFEGKTMGTTYHIKVFAESSKVAGVDLHPEIKQVLKDVNQSMSTYIPDSEINQFNNLPAGQVMPISADFRNVVAESIRLGESTKTLDVTMGPLIDLWGFGPDKKPTKRPSDEALAAMVAKIGVDKLKLTDAGLMKTIDGLELSFSATAKGYGIDRVAQVIESHGLKNYMVEIGGELRVSGIKPDNITWKIAIEQPDAEPGVRKVHKVIEPGTNGIATSGDYRIFYEMDGVTYSHLIDPETGMPSRHDLVSVTVLHPSAMTADGLATALTVMGMERAQQYAEQHDLPVYLIGKSDNGLVTYSSPAFKPYL, encoded by the coding sequence ATGAATAGAGTGTTTTATCGCCAAGGCTTGATGGCCTTTTTTCTATTAACTATGACTTTACTCATGGCTGGCTGCAGCCAAGCAGATAAGGCAGAAGAGCTTTATTTTGAAGGTAAGACAATGGGCACCACTTATCACATTAAGGTGTTTGCAGAGTCTTCAAAGGTTGCAGGTGTTGATTTACATCCTGAGATTAAGCAAGTGCTTAAAGACGTAAATCAGTCAATGTCGACATACATTCCAGATTCAGAAATTAATCAGTTTAACAATTTACCTGCGGGGCAGGTGATGCCAATTAGCGCTGATTTCAGAAACGTAGTAGCTGAATCAATCCGCCTTGGCGAATCAACGAAAACCTTAGATGTCACTATGGGACCACTTATTGATTTATGGGGCTTTGGCCCAGATAAAAAGCCGACTAAACGCCCAAGCGATGAAGCTTTGGCAGCAATGGTTGCAAAGATAGGAGTTGATAAGCTTAAACTTACTGATGCGGGTTTAATGAAAACAATTGATGGTTTAGAACTCTCGTTTTCTGCAACCGCAAAAGGCTATGGTATCGATAGAGTCGCACAAGTGATAGAAAGTCATGGCTTGAAGAATTATATGGTAGAAATTGGTGGCGAGTTGCGTGTATCGGGTATTAAGCCAGACAACATCACTTGGAAAATCGCTATTGAGCAGCCTGATGCTGAGCCTGGCGTTCGTAAAGTGCATAAAGTGATTGAGCCTGGTACCAATGGTATTGCAACATCAGGTGATTACCGCATTTTTTACGAAATGGATGGTGTTACGTATAGTCATCTAATTGACCCAGAAACAGGTATGCCTAGTCGCCATGATTTGGTATCTGTTACAGTTTTGCACCCATCAGCGATGACTGCTGATGGCTTAGCGACAGCGCTTACTGTGATGGGCATGGAACGTGCGCAGCAATACGCTGAGCAGCATGATCTTCCAGTTTATTTAATTGGTAAGTCAGACAATGGCTTAGTAACTTATTCAAGCCCTGCTTTCAAACCTTATTTGTAG
- the nqrF gene encoding NADH:ubiquinone reductase (Na(+)-transporting) subunit F: protein MNEIFLGVGVFIAIVVILVLVIIGAKSKLVASGDIIIGINGDPEKAIKTSAGSKLLGALADSGIFVSSACGGGGSCGQCRVHIKEGGGDILPTELDHISKGEAREGCRLACQVNVKNDMEIELEESIFGVKKWDCTVISNDNKATFIKELKLQIPDGESVPFRAGGYIQIEAPAHHVKYADFDIPEEYRGDWNHFGFFDLESKVDDETIRAYSMANYPEEEGIIMLNVRIATPPPRDLSLPCGKMSSYIWSLKEGDKVTISGPFGEFFAKDTDAEMVFVGGGAGMAPMRSHIFDQLKRLQSKRKMSFWYGARSKREMFYVEDFDGLAAENDNFVWHTALSDPQPEDNWEGYTGFIHNVLYENYLKDHEAPEDCEFYMCGPPMMNAAVINMLKDLGVEDENILLDDFGG, encoded by the coding sequence ATGAATGAGATTTTCTTAGGCGTTGGTGTTTTCATCGCTATCGTTGTTATTTTAGTTTTAGTTATCATTGGTGCTAAATCTAAATTAGTAGCAAGCGGCGATATCATCATCGGAATTAATGGCGACCCAGAAAAAGCTATTAAAACATCTGCAGGTAGCAAGCTATTAGGTGCGCTAGCTGATTCAGGTATCTTCGTTTCATCTGCATGTGGTGGCGGTGGCTCTTGTGGTCAGTGTCGTGTTCACATCAAAGAAGGTGGCGGCGATATCCTACCAACAGAACTTGATCACATCTCTAAAGGTGAAGCTCGTGAAGGCTGCCGTTTAGCGTGTCAGGTAAATGTTAAGAACGACATGGAAATTGAGCTTGAAGAGTCAATTTTCGGTGTTAAAAAGTGGGACTGTACAGTTATCTCTAACGATAACAAAGCAACTTTCATCAAGGAGCTTAAGTTACAAATTCCTGATGGCGAGTCAGTACCGTTCCGTGCCGGTGGTTATATTCAAATTGAAGCGCCAGCACACCACGTTAAATACGCTGACTTCGATATTCCAGAAGAGTATCGTGGCGACTGGAACCACTTCGGTTTCTTCGATCTGGAGTCTAAAGTAGACGACGAAACAATTCGTGCATACTCAATGGCTAACTACCCAGAAGAAGAAGGCATCATCATGCTTAACGTGCGTATCGCTACGCCGCCGCCAAGAGACCTAAGCCTTCCATGTGGTAAAATGTCTTCGTACATTTGGTCACTAAAAGAAGGTGATAAAGTGACTATTTCTGGCCCATTCGGTGAGTTCTTCGCGAAAGACACTGATGCAGAAATGGTATTCGTAGGTGGTGGTGCAGGTATGGCACCAATGCGTTCACATATCTTTGACCAACTTAAGCGTTTACAATCTAAGCGTAAGATGAGCTTCTGGTATGGTGCGCGTTCTAAGCGTGAAATGTTCTACGTAGAAGATTTCGACGGCTTAGCTGCAGAAAACGATAACTTTGTATGGCACACAGCACTGTCTGATCCACAACCAGAAGATAACTGGGAAGGTTATACAGGCTTCATCCATAACGTACTTTATGAAAACTACTTGAAAGATCATGAAGCGCCGGAAGATTGTGAGTTCTACATGTGTGGTCCTCCAATGATGAACGCGGCTGTTATCAACATGCTTAAAGATCTTGGTGTAGAAGACGAAAACATCTTATTAGATGACTTCGGTGGCTAA
- a CDS encoding histone deacetylase — MQLNPHLPLVYHPNYSFSFDPNHRFVMSKFAYLYEHVQSLGLINDNLTQPVLGTPEPLELVHCENYINDLWHNRLDEKAMRRIGLPWSKELMARTFTAPLGTLQAARLALKHGIACHLAGGTHHAHTDFGSGYCMVNDLAFTSETLIKSGEVTNILIFDLDVHQGDGTAAMLEHQPYAYTCSIHCEKNFPFRKSASDLDIGLAPNVADSEYLGVVDDTLSYLLNTLNPDLVLYDAGVDVWQQDGLGKLDISWQGIEQRDHLVFKRCLERNVPVATVIGGGYDKDHRRLAARHGIVVEQAARF, encoded by the coding sequence ATGCAGTTAAATCCCCACTTACCCTTGGTGTATCACCCAAATTACTCGTTTAGTTTCGATCCTAACCATCGCTTTGTGATGAGTAAGTTTGCTTATTTATATGAGCATGTACAAAGCCTTGGATTAATAAATGACAACCTAACACAGCCGGTGCTTGGCACCCCAGAGCCCCTTGAATTAGTGCACTGTGAAAATTACATCAACGACCTTTGGCATAATAGATTAGATGAAAAGGCGATGCGCCGCATTGGCTTACCTTGGTCAAAAGAGCTGATGGCACGTACTTTTACCGCCCCACTTGGCACCTTACAAGCAGCACGCTTAGCACTTAAACATGGCATCGCTTGTCACTTAGCCGGTGGCACTCACCATGCTCATACTGACTTTGGCTCAGGCTATTGCATGGTAAACGACTTAGCTTTCACCAGCGAAACCCTGATAAAAAGTGGCGAAGTGACCAATATACTTATTTTTGATTTAGATGTTCATCAAGGTGATGGTACCGCAGCAATGCTGGAACATCAGCCCTACGCCTATACCTGCTCTATTCACTGTGAAAAGAATTTTCCGTTTCGAAAATCAGCCAGCGACTTAGACATAGGTTTAGCACCGAATGTCGCTGACAGTGAATACCTAGGCGTTGTTGACGATACTCTGAGTTATTTATTAAACACCTTAAACCCAGATTTAGTACTTTATGATGCAGGTGTTGATGTATGGCAGCAAGATGGTTTAGGTAAACTTGATATAAGCTGGCAAGGGATAGAGCAACGCGACCATTTAGTCTTCAAGCGCTGCCTTGAGCGCAATGTACCTGTCGCAACAGTAATTGGTGGGGGTTATGATAAAGATCATCGCCGTTTAGCGGCTCGTCACGGCATTGTAGTTGAACAAGCGGCTCGCTTTTAA
- the nqrM gene encoding (Na+)-NQR maturation NqrM codes for MSLFLLTFGLLILIVAAMAVGMIVQKKSMASSCGGLGAVGIDKACDCDDPCDKRKKRMAKEQAWKENQIL; via the coding sequence ATGTCACTTTTTCTTCTTACATTTGGTCTACTTATTTTAATTGTGGCAGCGATGGCTGTCGGCATGATTGTGCAAAAGAAATCAATGGCCAGTAGTTGCGGTGGCTTAGGCGCTGTTGGTATAGACAAAGCCTGCGACTGTGACGACCCATGTGACAAGCGTAAAAAGCGCATGGCAAAAGAACAAGCCTGGAAAGAGAATCAAATTCTCTAA
- the cyoA gene encoding ubiquinol oxidase subunit II: protein MSIRNLCNIALASLVLALSGCKGGVLDPKGQIGVDEKYLIIVATVLMLIVVIPVIAMTIYFAWKYRDGRDQEIYAPKWAHSNKIEAVVWTIPIIIVAILGVITWQSTQQLDPYKPLEGKGEHLTVEVVSLNWKWLFIYPEQGIATVNELVFPANVPVQYKITSESTMNSFFIPQLGSQIYSMAGMETKLHLIADEPGTFKGFSANYSGAGFTGMKFDAIATATEADFDEWVNKVKNTGSALTKQSYVELAKPSEYDPVKYYASVDKDMFHSIVMKYMQAHGSHGAMQHAMPEHSAHKKHSEDEE, encoded by the coding sequence TTGTCAATTCGAAACCTTTGTAATATTGCTCTAGCGTCTTTAGTGCTGGCTTTGTCTGGCTGTAAAGGCGGGGTACTCGATCCAAAAGGTCAAATTGGTGTCGACGAGAAGTATTTAATTATCGTAGCTACGGTATTAATGCTGATTGTTGTAATTCCAGTTATTGCCATGACAATTTATTTTGCATGGAAATACCGTGATGGACGAGATCAAGAAATTTACGCTCCAAAATGGGCGCACTCAAACAAGATTGAAGCTGTAGTTTGGACCATTCCTATCATTATCGTTGCGATTTTAGGTGTGATCACATGGCAGTCAACGCAACAACTTGACCCATATAAACCACTTGAAGGTAAAGGTGAGCACCTTACTGTTGAAGTTGTTTCTTTGAACTGGAAATGGTTATTCATTTATCCAGAGCAAGGCATCGCCACAGTGAATGAGCTTGTTTTTCCTGCCAATGTGCCTGTGCAGTACAAGATCACCTCAGAAAGCACCATGAATTCGTTTTTCATTCCACAGCTTGGTAGCCAAATTTATTCAATGGCAGGTATGGAAACAAAGCTTCACTTAATAGCTGATGAACCGGGTACTTTTAAAGGCTTCTCTGCTAACTACAGTGGTGCAGGTTTCACCGGTATGAAGTTCGATGCCATTGCAACAGCTACTGAAGCTGATTTCGATGAATGGGTAAACAAAGTAAAAAATACCGGTTCTGCACTGACTAAGCAAAGCTATGTTGAACTAGCAAAACCAAGTGAATACGACCCAGTTAAATACTATGCCAGCGTAGATAAAGATATGTTCCATTCAATCGTAATGAAATATATGCAAGCGCATGGCTCTCACGGTGCAATGCAACACGCTATGCCAGAGCACTCAGCTCATAAGAAGCACAGCGAGGACGAGGAATAA
- the cyoB gene encoding cytochrome o ubiquinol oxidase subunit I: MSLLGKLTLDAIPFHEPIIMVTMTVVAVLGLLVAGLVTKYKKWGVIWHDWITSIDHKRLGVMYIILALIMLFRGFADAIMMRLQLAMATGGASGYLPPEHYDQIFTAHGVIMIIFMAMPFMIGLMNIILPLQIGARDVAFPFLNNLSFWLTAGGAILINISLFFGEFAKTGWVAYPPLSELSFSPGVGVDYYIWALQISGLGTLLTSVNFLATVFKMRAPGMTLMKMPIFTWACTWANILIAASFPILTAVLAMLTLDRYLDFHFFTNELGGNAMMYINLFWAWGHPEVYILILPAFGIFSEVISTFAGKRLFGYKSMVYASGAISILGFIVWLHHFFTMGSSANVNAFFGVMTMVIAVPTGVKLFNWLFTMYRGRLRITVPVLWTLGFMVTFTIGGMTGVLLAIPGADYVLHNSLFLIAHFHNTIIGGAVFGYLAGFAFWFPKAMGFKLDESWGRRSFWCWLIGFFVAFMPLYVLGFLGMTRRLNHTNNPDWNIWLYIAAGGAVIIMFGILFQVVQLVVSFKNREQLDDTTGDPWNGHTLEWASASPPQYYNFAKIPHVDDIDAWTDMKEKGLAYKQEASYSPIHMPKNTSAGVLMSAALTTFCFAMIWHIWWLAAFGLLGAIVVFIKRCYTSDVDYYVQPDEIVELETAHNTAATKEVNA, encoded by the coding sequence ATGTCGTTGTTAGGTAAATTAACATTAGACGCAATCCCGTTTCATGAACCAATTATCATGGTTACCATGACGGTTGTTGCTGTCTTAGGTCTGTTAGTGGCAGGCTTAGTAACAAAATATAAAAAGTGGGGCGTGATTTGGCACGACTGGATCACCTCAATTGACCATAAGCGTTTAGGTGTTATGTACATCATTCTTGCGCTTATCATGCTTTTCCGTGGTTTCGCGGATGCCATTATGATGCGACTGCAATTAGCAATGGCTACCGGCGGTGCAAGTGGTTACTTACCACCAGAGCACTATGACCAAATCTTTACGGCGCACGGGGTGATCATGATCATCTTTATGGCGATGCCGTTTATGATTGGTTTAATGAACATCATTTTACCTTTGCAAATTGGTGCCCGTGATGTTGCATTCCCATTCTTAAATAACCTTAGCTTTTGGTTAACTGCTGGCGGTGCAATCCTGATTAATATCTCACTATTCTTTGGTGAGTTTGCGAAAACAGGTTGGGTTGCATATCCACCGCTGTCTGAGCTGTCATTTAGTCCAGGTGTCGGGGTCGACTATTATATATGGGCCTTGCAGATATCCGGCTTGGGTACCTTATTAACATCGGTAAACTTCTTAGCGACTGTATTTAAAATGCGTGCACCAGGCATGACATTAATGAAAATGCCTATTTTTACTTGGGCATGTACGTGGGCGAATATCTTAATTGCCGCATCGTTCCCAATTTTAACTGCGGTACTGGCAATGCTAACGCTTGACCGTTATCTCGATTTCCACTTTTTCACCAATGAATTAGGTGGTAACGCGATGATGTACATCAACTTATTTTGGGCATGGGGTCACCCTGAAGTTTACATTTTGATCTTACCTGCGTTTGGTATTTTCTCAGAAGTTATCTCAACTTTTGCTGGTAAACGCCTGTTTGGTTATAAGTCGATGGTTTATGCAAGCGGTGCGATTTCTATTTTAGGTTTTATCGTTTGGCTTCATCATTTCTTTACTATGGGCTCAAGCGCTAACGTTAATGCCTTCTTTGGTGTTATGACCATGGTTATTGCGGTACCGACCGGGGTTAAGTTGTTTAACTGGTTATTCACTATGTACCGTGGTCGTTTACGTATTACTGTGCCTGTCCTTTGGACTTTAGGTTTCATGGTGACTTTCACTATCGGTGGTATGACCGGTGTGTTACTTGCTATTCCTGGTGCTGACTACGTATTACATAACAGCTTATTCTTAATTGCTCACTTCCATAACACCATTATTGGTGGTGCGGTATTTGGTTATTTAGCTGGTTTTGCGTTTTGGTTCCCTAAAGCAATGGGCTTCAAACTTGACGAGAGCTGGGGCAGAAGATCTTTCTGGTGTTGGTTAATAGGTTTCTTCGTTGCATTCATGCCGTTATATGTACTTGGTTTCTTAGGTATGACACGTCGCTTAAATCACACTAACAACCCTGATTGGAATATTTGGTTATACATTGCAGCTGGCGGTGCGGTAATCATTATGTTCGGTATCTTGTTCCAAGTTGTGCAACTTGTAGTGAGCTTCAAAAATCGCGAGCAACTTGATGATACAACGGGCGATCCGTGGAATGGTCATACCCTTGAGTGGGCATCTGCTTCACCTCCGCAGTACTACAACTTTGCGAAAATTCCACATGTTGATGACATTGATGCGTGGACAGATATGAAAGAAAAAGGCTTAGCTTACAAACAAGAAGCCTCTTATAGCCCAATTCATATGCCAAAAAATACATCGGCAGGTGTATTAATGAGCGCAGCTTTAACAACCTTCTGTTTTGCCATGATCTGGCACATTTGGTGGCTTGCAGCCTTTGGATTACTGGGTGCTATCGTGGTGTTCATCAAACGTTGTTACACCAGCGATGTTGATTACTACGTGCAACCAGATGAAATTGTTGAACTAGAAACGGCTCACAATACAGCCGCTACGAAGGAGGTGAATGCATGA
- a CDS encoding protoheme IX farnesyltransferase: protein MFRRYLNVTKPGIIMGNLISVAGGFLLASRGDIDPWLMIATLLGLSLVVASGCAINNVIDRDIDVAMARTRKRVTVTGEMSAKAAMAHGIVLGVIGFGLLAVYTNVVALLFATFGYVIYVGVYSLYMKRRSVYGTFVGSLSGAVPPVVGYCAVTGQFDAGAVILLVMFSLWQMPHSYAIAIFRYNDYQAARIPVLPVAQGIEKAKHHIVLYIAVYALVVMLLTISGYTGLAFMAVACTTSFWWLLMALRGYRRNIDVSGWARQVFAFSIVNITVLSIAMALDYHSVAPQLLVLT from the coding sequence GTGTTTCGACGTTATTTAAATGTCACTAAACCTGGCATTATCATGGGCAATTTGATCTCTGTCGCGGGGGGATTCTTGCTAGCCTCTCGCGGTGATATTGACCCATGGTTAATGATCGCAACCTTACTAGGGTTATCTTTAGTAGTGGCATCAGGATGCGCGATCAATAACGTAATTGATCGTGATATTGATGTTGCTATGGCGCGCACTCGCAAACGCGTCACAGTAACTGGCGAAATGTCAGCAAAGGCAGCTATGGCACATGGCATCGTGCTTGGTGTTATTGGTTTCGGCTTATTAGCTGTGTATACCAACGTAGTGGCACTCTTATTTGCTACTTTTGGTTACGTCATCTACGTAGGTGTGTACAGCTTATATATGAAACGTCGTTCTGTGTACGGCACCTTTGTAGGAAGTTTATCTGGCGCAGTACCGCCTGTAGTGGGGTATTGTGCCGTGACTGGGCAGTTTGATGCTGGTGCTGTGATTTTATTGGTTATGTTTAGTCTATGGCAAATGCCTCATTCATATGCAATTGCAATCTTTCGTTATAACGACTACCAAGCGGCCAGAATTCCTGTGTTACCTGTAGCGCAGGGGATCGAGAAGGCAAAGCATCACATTGTTTTATATATCGCCGTGTATGCGTTGGTTGTGATGTTATTAACCATTAGTGGTTATACAGGTTTAGCCTTTATGGCTGTAGCTTGTACAACGAGTTTTTGGTGGTTGCTAATGGCGCTTCGTGGCTATCGTCGCAATATTGATGTAAGCGGCTGGGCGCGCCAAGTGTTTGCTTTTTCAATTGTAAACATCACGGTTTTGAGCATAGCTATGGCTTTAGATTACCATTCGGTAGCTCCACAGCTACTTGTTTTAACTTAG
- a CDS encoding PilZ domain-containing protein, with translation MNERREFSRVLFSCPAILRIEDNDYHCQLLDLSLQGALITKSDSFLVPIHSKADLIFTLPESNIEIKMQVELCHIEHQHAGLRCEHIDIDSITHLKRLIELNLGDEALLHRELGHLIHAPE, from the coding sequence ATGAATGAACGCAGAGAGTTTTCGCGGGTATTATTTTCTTGCCCTGCGATTCTTCGCATCGAAGATAACGACTACCACTGTCAGTTACTTGATCTATCTTTGCAAGGTGCGCTTATTACTAAAAGTGATTCATTTTTAGTGCCTATTCATAGTAAGGCAGACTTAATCTTTACCCTGCCAGAGTCAAATATCGAGATAAAAATGCAAGTGGAGCTGTGCCATATTGAGCATCAGCATGCAGGCCTTCGCTGTGAACATATAGATATTGATAGTATTACTCACTTAAAACGACTGATTGAGCTAAACTTGGGTGATGAAGCATTATTACATCGCGAGTTAGGCCATTTAATTCACGCACCAGAGTAA
- the cyoC gene encoding cytochrome o ubiquinol oxidase subunit III has translation MSTISAGLDTLNSAHGHVDAHDHEHHDTGGNTVFGFWLYLMTDCLLFASFFATYAVLFMNTAGGVSGKDIFELDFVAVETAALLLSSITFGFAMISAHGQKKAATLTWLLVTFAFGAVFIGMEVYEFHHLIAHGNGPQQSAFLTSFFSLVGLHGLHVTAGLIWMTVLMIEVVRRGLNPQTVTRLSCLSLFWHFLDVVWICVFTVVYLMGAM, from the coding sequence ATGAGTACCATTTCTGCAGGGCTCGACACCTTAAACAGCGCACACGGTCATGTCGATGCACATGACCATGAGCACCACGATACAGGTGGTAACACCGTATTTGGTTTCTGGCTTTACCTAATGACTGACTGCCTGTTGTTTGCATCATTCTTTGCAACCTATGCAGTATTGTTCATGAATACTGCTGGCGGTGTGTCCGGTAAAGACATTTTTGAACTTGATTTTGTTGCGGTTGAAACCGCAGCACTACTACTCAGTAGTATCACTTTTGGTTTTGCGATGATCTCTGCTCACGGGCAGAAAAAGGCGGCTACTTTAACTTGGTTGCTGGTTACCTTTGCCTTTGGTGCTGTGTTTATTGGTATGGAAGTATATGAATTCCATCACCTAATTGCGCATGGCAATGGCCCTCAGCAAAGTGCCTTTTTAACATCGTTCTTCTCTTTAGTGGGCTTACACGGTCTTCACGTTACAGCAGGTCTTATTTGGATGACTGTCCTGATGATTGAAGTTGTGCGCCGTGGTTTAAACCCACAAACAGTGACACGCCTAAGTTGTTTAAGCTTATTCTGGCACTTCTTAGATGTGGTGTGGATCTGTGTATTTACCGTTGTTTATTTAATGGGAGCAATGTAA
- a CDS encoding DUF2817 domain-containing protein: MRQYALAAAILALSNSVLANTIEDTVVNGLNKPAIYYTDIEPHLKKVAKHPSVKLEQIGTSFQGQALNSLKIGTGPIKVMMWSQMHGDENTATAALMDFLSFITADENAQWLKSWRQKISLLIIPMVNPDGAAVQTRYNAQGIDLNRDAKALRTKEGQILMAAANQFKPDFGFNLHDQNAYYGAGKKGKQATISVLAPAYNEAREVNKSRGEAMQFIAHLAKTVETIIPGHLGKYNDSYSYRSFGDTFSEKGIRTILIESGAYPNDPNRQIARKVNRVLYKKTIDSLTSGEWKDARISQYHAIPFNAKDNWVDLLIDDIIVNSELGDYQIDIAINNKGQSPVIKELGDISSIRQGYTSLDASSLSFKAGNSFVLNKSLTLTESSYKNILKQGYSCFSGDMNKLKNTSKWPVYACKSIFTSIPSLHAPAAFFLQADGINKYAILGTELINLES; this comes from the coding sequence ATGCGTCAATATGCACTCGCTGCAGCCATTTTAGCATTAAGTAACAGCGTACTCGCAAATACGATTGAAGACACCGTAGTGAATGGATTAAATAAACCCGCGATTTATTACACCGATATTGAGCCACACTTAAAAAAAGTAGCAAAGCATCCTAGCGTCAAACTAGAACAAATTGGTACCTCATTTCAAGGACAGGCACTCAATTCTCTTAAAATTGGCACAGGCCCAATCAAAGTGATGATGTGGAGCCAAATGCACGGCGACGAAAACACTGCAACTGCCGCACTTATGGACTTTTTAAGCTTCATAACAGCTGATGAAAACGCACAATGGCTAAAAAGCTGGCGACAGAAAATATCCCTTCTCATAATCCCTATGGTGAACCCTGACGGCGCGGCCGTACAAACCCGTTATAATGCTCAAGGAATTGATTTAAATCGCGATGCTAAAGCTCTTCGCACAAAAGAAGGGCAAATACTAATGGCTGCCGCAAATCAGTTTAAACCTGACTTTGGCTTTAATTTACATGATCAGAACGCATATTACGGAGCAGGAAAAAAAGGTAAACAAGCCACCATTTCAGTGCTAGCGCCAGCCTATAACGAAGCGAGAGAAGTAAATAAAAGTCGCGGCGAGGCTATGCAGTTTATAGCCCACTTAGCTAAAACGGTTGAAACAATAATCCCAGGCCACTTAGGAAAGTACAACGACAGTTACTCATACCGTAGCTTTGGGGATACTTTTTCGGAAAAGGGTATTAGAACAATATTAATTGAATCAGGAGCGTACCCTAATGATCCAAACCGACAAATAGCACGCAAGGTTAACCGTGTTTTATACAAAAAGACGATTGATTCGTTAACTTCGGGGGAGTGGAAAGACGCGAGGATATCGCAATATCACGCTATTCCATTTAACGCTAAAGACAATTGGGTCGACTTACTAATAGACGACATAATCGTAAATAGTGAGCTAGGTGATTACCAGATAGATATTGCAATTAACAATAAAGGACAGTCACCTGTAATCAAAGAGCTAGGTGATATAAGTAGTATCCGCCAAGGTTATACGAGTTTAGATGCAAGCAGCCTAAGCTTTAAGGCAGGTAACAGCTTTGTTTTAAATAAATCGTTAACGCTTACAGAAAGTAGCTATAAAAATATTTTAAAACAAGGCTATAGCTGTTTTTCGGGTGATATGAACAAATTAAAAAACACCTCAAAATGGCCAGTTTACGCGTGCAAAAGTATATTTACATCAATACCATCTCTTCACGCCCCTGCTGCTTTTTTCTTACAAGCCGACGGCATAAATAAGTATGCTATTTTGGGGACTGAGTTAATTAATCTAGAAAGTTAA
- the cyoD gene encoding cytochrome o ubiquinol oxidase subunit IV has protein sequence MSHSESHVINNLEVHAHNDQSHGSVKDYLIGFVLSVVLTAIPFWAVMSGSFSKTTTAWCIVSMAIVQIWVHLKYFLHLNFKTEDGKASSLSFIFSALIIVMVVGLSVWIIYESNAMMMY, from the coding sequence ATGAGTCACAGTGAATCACATGTAATTAATAACTTAGAAGTTCATGCACATAATGATCAATCACATGGCAGCGTTAAAGACTATTTAATTGGTTTTGTATTGTCAGTGGTTTTAACGGCTATTCCATTTTGGGCTGTGATGAGTGGCTCGTTTTCTAAAACGACCACTGCATGGTGCATCGTGAGCATGGCGATTGTGCAAATTTGGGTGCATTTGAAATATTTCTTACACCTAAACTTCAAAACAGAAGACGGCAAAGCAAGTTCATTGTCGTTTATCTTTAGTGCTTTAATCATCGTGATGGTGGTTGGTTTGTCGGTGTGGATCATCTACGAATCGAACGCCATGATGATGTACTAA